One Actinoplanes missouriensis 431 DNA segment encodes these proteins:
- a CDS encoding GntR family transcriptional regulator: protein MASLRDRAYEELRRRILATELAPGARLVERDLAAELELSRIPLREALRLLEADGLVLLVPHKGALVAPFTPADVRDLFDVRESLEALAARLTAQRRDTAGLARLKDRLAAARAATAAGDSDGVAAANAGFHADLVDLSDNPLLSAMMRPLAARTHWLFRLTAQRDPDQQCAEHEELYAAIEAGAAEKAAELARDHVASGRETSIAQASRWSVPDVDPEAVAARRRRRVTK from the coding sequence GTGGCGTCACTGCGTGACCGCGCCTACGAGGAGCTGCGGCGGCGGATCCTCGCCACCGAGCTCGCACCCGGCGCCCGCCTGGTCGAGCGTGACCTCGCCGCCGAGCTGGAGCTCTCCCGGATCCCGCTGCGCGAGGCGCTGCGCCTGCTCGAAGCCGACGGCCTGGTCCTGCTCGTGCCGCACAAGGGCGCGCTCGTCGCGCCGTTCACCCCCGCCGACGTCCGTGACCTGTTCGACGTGCGGGAGTCCCTGGAAGCCCTGGCCGCCCGCCTCACCGCCCAGCGGCGCGACACCGCCGGACTGGCCCGGCTGAAAGACCGGCTCGCCGCCGCGCGGGCCGCGACCGCCGCCGGCGACTCCGACGGAGTGGCGGCCGCGAACGCGGGCTTTCACGCCGACCTGGTGGATCTGTCGGACAATCCACTGCTGAGCGCGATGATGCGGCCGCTTGCCGCGCGTACGCACTGGTTGTTCCGCCTCACCGCCCAGCGTGACCCTGATCAGCAGTGCGCTGAGCATGAAGAGCTGTATGCCGCCATTGAAGCGGGGGCGGCGGAGAAGGCGGCGGAGCTGGCGCGTGATCACGTGGCGAGCGGGCGGGAGACGAGCATCGCGCAGGCTTCGCGGTGGTCGGTGCCGGACGTGGACCCGGAGGCGGTGGCGGCCCGGCGGCGGCGCCGCGTCACCAAGTAG
- a CDS encoding putative bifunctional diguanylate cyclase/phosphodiesterase produces the protein MNVRQKLLGGYLLVALLLAATALVAWRADNASAEKAAVEEAKQLATGIASDIGNGLPVDTPDEVPIPLYYSQTGLNNYLQRLHTTQKRDVVVVDGGKYILADVIPANVGEIFDHDTGNEVGKTLTDGKARDFVETSADYPDGIKQVVVPMRSGQGAMLGAVILEYTPLYDQMMAGARQAQKVILTSSTIAVVLVLLIGFGVAGSVTRRIRALTSAVRVIRSGDYSHRVPSTGRDEIGTLARAFNAMAEQLERSAREILAKEYTDSILANAGEGICGVDATGRIAFANEAAGRITGVGVTGLLQREATTLMPEATGSLTPGTREGRLQRPDGTSVRVEYTISTIEKDDRTIGAVVVLRDVSRQRALEYDLRHQALHDGLTGLPNRKLLLDRLEHALTRSRASGEQVAILYLDLDGFKRVNDSLGHNAGDTLLRTAAERLIGLLRPQDTVARLGGDEFAVLLEPAGPDVVEAVARAALEALARPFLLHHREAVVTVSIGVVPDAARYTDADEVVRNADVAMYAAKDEGKNRFMIFETRMHEQLLSRLDQEARLREAVHRGELRLYLQPVAGVPDGRMYGAEALVRWQDPQRGLQQPGSFIPLAEETGMIIEIDRWILREACRMIRQWQDLNPRTAPAFVSVNLSAAHLEQPDLTQQVEVALAETGLSPHCLVLELTETVLMRDVAVTSARLEELRRIGVKIAIDDFGTGYSSLGYLRDIPVDVLKIDRSFINGLVGNGRQQELVSAVIQLGHTLGLRVVAEGVEESDQLALLTVMGCKFAQGYYLGRPEPAATLYERLNDRALTA, from the coding sequence ATGAACGTACGGCAGAAGCTCCTCGGCGGGTACCTGTTGGTGGCGCTCCTGCTGGCCGCCACCGCGCTCGTGGCCTGGCGGGCGGACAATGCCTCCGCCGAGAAGGCCGCCGTCGAGGAGGCCAAACAGCTGGCCACCGGCATCGCCTCGGACATCGGCAACGGCCTGCCGGTGGACACGCCGGACGAGGTGCCGATCCCGCTCTACTACAGCCAGACCGGGCTCAACAACTACCTGCAGCGCCTGCACACCACGCAGAAGCGCGACGTCGTGGTCGTCGACGGCGGCAAGTACATCCTCGCCGACGTGATACCGGCGAACGTCGGCGAGATCTTCGACCACGACACCGGCAACGAGGTCGGGAAGACCCTCACCGACGGCAAGGCCCGGGACTTCGTCGAGACCAGCGCCGACTATCCGGACGGCATCAAACAGGTCGTGGTGCCGATGCGCAGCGGCCAGGGCGCGATGCTGGGCGCGGTGATCCTGGAGTACACGCCGCTCTACGACCAGATGATGGCCGGTGCCCGGCAGGCGCAGAAGGTGATCCTGACCAGCTCGACGATCGCCGTGGTGCTGGTGCTGCTCATCGGTTTCGGCGTGGCCGGCTCGGTCACCCGGCGGATCCGCGCGCTGACCTCCGCGGTGCGGGTCATCCGCAGCGGCGACTACTCGCACCGGGTGCCGTCGACCGGCCGGGACGAGATCGGCACGCTCGCCCGTGCCTTCAACGCGATGGCCGAGCAACTGGAGCGCTCCGCGCGGGAGATCCTCGCCAAGGAGTACACCGACAGCATCCTCGCCAACGCGGGCGAGGGCATCTGCGGCGTCGACGCGACCGGGCGGATCGCGTTCGCCAACGAGGCCGCCGGCCGGATCACCGGCGTCGGCGTGACCGGGCTGCTCCAGCGCGAGGCCACCACCCTGATGCCGGAAGCGACCGGCAGCCTCACGCCGGGCACCCGCGAAGGGCGCCTGCAGCGTCCGGACGGCACCTCGGTACGCGTCGAGTACACGATCAGCACGATCGAGAAGGACGACCGCACGATCGGCGCGGTCGTCGTGCTGCGTGACGTCAGCCGGCAGCGGGCCCTGGAGTACGACCTGCGTCATCAGGCGCTGCACGACGGGCTGACCGGCCTGCCGAACCGCAAGCTGCTGCTGGACCGGCTGGAGCACGCGCTCACCCGGTCCCGGGCGTCCGGCGAGCAGGTCGCGATCCTCTATCTCGATCTGGACGGGTTCAAGCGGGTCAACGACAGCCTCGGGCACAACGCCGGGGACACGCTCCTGCGTACCGCCGCGGAGCGGTTGATCGGTCTGCTCCGGCCGCAGGACACGGTGGCCCGGCTCGGCGGCGACGAGTTCGCGGTGCTGCTGGAGCCGGCCGGCCCGGACGTCGTCGAGGCCGTTGCCCGAGCCGCCCTGGAGGCGCTGGCCCGGCCGTTCCTGCTGCACCACCGGGAGGCCGTGGTCACGGTGAGCATCGGCGTGGTGCCGGACGCGGCCCGGTACACCGACGCCGACGAGGTGGTGCGCAACGCGGACGTGGCGATGTACGCCGCCAAGGACGAGGGCAAGAACCGGTTCATGATCTTCGAGACGCGGATGCACGAGCAGTTGCTCAGCCGTCTCGACCAGGAGGCCCGGCTGCGGGAGGCGGTGCACCGCGGCGAGCTGCGGCTCTACCTGCAGCCGGTCGCCGGTGTGCCGGACGGCCGGATGTACGGCGCCGAGGCGCTGGTCCGCTGGCAGGACCCGCAGCGCGGCCTGCAGCAGCCCGGCTCGTTCATCCCGCTCGCCGAGGAGACCGGGATGATCATCGAGATCGACAGGTGGATCCTGCGCGAGGCGTGCCGGATGATCCGGCAGTGGCAGGACCTGAACCCGCGGACCGCGCCCGCCTTCGTCAGCGTGAACCTCTCCGCCGCGCACCTGGAGCAGCCGGACCTCACCCAGCAGGTGGAGGTCGCGCTCGCCGAGACCGGCCTCTCCCCGCACTGCCTGGTGCTGGAGCTGACCGAGACGGTCCTGATGCGCGACGTCGCGGTAACCTCGGCCCGGCTGGAGGAGCTGCGCCGGATCGGTGTCAAGATCGCCATCGACGACTTCGGGACCGGGTACTCCTCGCTCGGCTACCTCCGTGACATCCCGGTCGACGTACTCAAGATCGACCGGTCGTTCATCAATGGGCTGGTCGGCAACGGGCGGCAGCAGGAGCTGGTCAGCGCGGTGATCCAGCTCGGGCACACCCTCGGCCTGCGGGTGGTGGCCGAGGGTGTCGAGGAGAGCGATCAGCTGGCGCTGCTCACGGTGATGGGATGCAAGTTCGCTCAGGGGTACTACCTGGGCCGCCCGGAGCCGGCGGCCACCCTGTACGAGCGGCTCAACGACCGTGCCCTAACGGCGTAG
- a CDS encoding DinB family protein yields MGTDWNAQLRQQLDQHWRSRLRPRLAGLTDDEYFWEPVPDSWSVRPRGTSNASMAAGGGDMVFDWAYPAPDPPPVTTIAWRFGHIIVGVLGMRLARHFQGAPMDYLRHHYAGSAAEALSQLDTIYGQWASAVAGLGQDGLARPSGEEGYGDDSMGALVLHINREVIHHGAEIALLRDLYLRR; encoded by the coding sequence ATGGGCACGGACTGGAACGCTCAACTGCGCCAGCAACTCGACCAGCACTGGCGGAGCCGGCTGCGTCCCCGGCTGGCGGGTCTGACCGATGACGAGTACTTCTGGGAGCCGGTTCCCGACTCCTGGAGCGTGCGGCCGCGGGGCACGAGCAACGCTTCGATGGCGGCCGGCGGCGGCGACATGGTGTTCGACTGGGCGTACCCGGCGCCGGATCCGCCGCCGGTGACCACGATCGCCTGGCGGTTCGGGCACATCATCGTGGGTGTGCTGGGCATGCGCCTGGCCCGGCACTTCCAGGGCGCGCCGATGGACTATCTGCGCCACCACTACGCCGGATCGGCCGCCGAGGCGCTGTCCCAGCTCGACACGATCTACGGGCAGTGGGCGTCGGCGGTGGCCGGGCTCGGGCAGGACGGCCTGGCGCGGCCGAGCGGCGAGGAGGGGTACGGCGACGACTCGATGGGCGCGCTGGTCCTGCACATCAACCGCGAGGTGATCCACCACGGGGCGGAGATCGCCCTGCTGCGTGACCTGTACCTACGCCGTTAG
- a CDS encoding DUF1304 domain-containing protein, with product MNTVAQVFAVVAALVHLGAGTLEAFFYRRPAVRKFLTGSTADAPEAQMWRFFIGLYNLFLAVGILVGLVMLHRGDESAGRALVIYVGCFMTVSGVIFLITHPKLWSGALGQFVPPGAAVAAALLT from the coding sequence ATGAACACCGTCGCACAGGTCTTCGCTGTGGTCGCCGCGCTTGTCCATCTCGGCGCGGGGACGCTGGAAGCCTTCTTCTACCGCCGCCCGGCGGTTCGCAAGTTTCTCACCGGTTCCACCGCCGACGCGCCCGAGGCGCAGATGTGGCGGTTCTTCATCGGGCTCTACAACCTGTTCCTGGCTGTCGGCATCCTGGTCGGTCTGGTGATGCTGCACCGGGGGGACGAGAGCGCGGGGCGGGCGCTGGTGATCTATGTGGGCTGCTTCATGACCGTCTCCGGGGTGATCTTCCTGATCACCCATCCGAAACTCTGGTCGGGGGCGCTCGGGCAGTTCGTGCCGCCGGGAGCGGCGGTGGCGGCGGCCCTCTTGACGTGA
- the pulA gene encoding pullulanase-type alpha-1,6-glucosidase, translating into MAPRKRRLGVALLSLLLPLIAVPAAASAATPAAPEPSAAVIANWGSDQRTDSEQYYFVLPDRFANGEKSNDRGGLGGDRLSTGYDPADKGFYHGGDLKGVIDRLDYIQGLGTTAIWLAPVFKNNPVQGTGADVSAGYHGYWITDFTQVDPHFGTNADLKKLVKLAHQRGMKIFLDIIVNHTADVIRYAENEYTYVDKETSPYTDTEGQPFEDANYASGKSFPSTDGTSFPYTPIFPNKSAAKAKTPAWLNDVTMYHNRGNSTFAGENSEYGDFYGLDDLWTERPEVVRGMTKIYADWVKNTGIDGYRLDTVKHTNLEFWPQFAEGIEKAAGDDFFMFGEVYSADQEIQSSYVREGGLPATLDFSFQEAARGFVTGASGATALSDLYAKDDLYTARDTGADRLPTFLGNHDMGRIGSFIASAATAETQLKRDQLAHELMFLTRGQPVVYSGDEQGFTGPGGDKDARQDLFASKSADYLDDDLIGTDRTHAVDNYNTRHPLYRTIADLGKLRKANPALTNGVQVTRYAAEGQGVFAASRIDTAKRSEYVVAVNNATTEQTVTFPVATAGTFKGLYGTNATLTSDGKITITVPALSSVVLKADKSLAAATAAPTVTITKPATGGSVPTRTELVAETTGDPLATVTFAAQVAGGPWTLVGTADKAPYRVYHDLTGLAGGAEVRYKAVVRDSRGRLASSTTKITVGTPEATSTAGYAVVHYQRPAGGYDDQNLYVWGDVDESMSTTWPDGQPFIGEDSYGRFAYVKLKPGAKSVGFIVVSDSGVKDVDADRTIDVTANPEIWIKQGDATVHPTRQAATGEPDPAQDQNKAIIHWRKADGNYDGWGLHVWEGAADPTDWASPLAPARIDSYGAVFEVPLAAGASSLSYILHSGDTKDLPSDQSLDFAKAGREVWLLAGQETRLLPLVKTAAGVGEIDVATSRAVWIDRRTVAWKTSTGDTLEPVGAGADGKVYDLVHAPAGGIGVANGELTGSYRSVRLSARRDGLTEAQREKFPHLWQHGAFTLPAGDITEILRGQVVVTERDAKGKLLSATGVQLSGVLDDVYAAATRAELGPAKGGVVSVWAPTARNVELEVYTGDTAAVRTMTRDARTGVWSARSLKNGDSYKFRVTAWQPATRQVVTASVTDPYSLALTADSTRSVFTSLDDAAGKPVGWDRLRKPPATAPAKIQISELSVRDFSIADDSVPPAERGTFSAFTRADSAGMKHLKELAGSGVTHLHLLPAFDFATIPEKRADQAQPPCDLASFPPDSEEQQACVAKVAATDGYNWGYDPLHYTVPEGGYAVDPANRTAEFRSMVTGVNRAGLRVVMDVVYNHTSAAGTDARSVLDQIVPGYYHRLLEDGTVANSTCCANTAPENAMMGKLVVDSIVTWAKAYKVDGFRFDLMGHHPKENILAVRKALDRLTLAKDGVDGKNIYVYGEGWNFGEVANNARFVQASQTELAGTGIGTFNDRLRDAVRGGGPFDENPRIQGFASGLLTDSNGDPVNGDAAAQKARLLHYQDLIKVGLSGNLRSYQFTSSSGATVSGEDVDYNGSPAGYNAAPGEAITYVDAHDNEILYDSLAYKLPQATTAVDRAKAQSVALATTVLGQGIGFVTTGSERLRSKSLDRNSYNSGDWFNAIEWDCAKGNGFGRGLPPKPDNESKYAYAKPLLADPALIPSCAAINLADSRYQELLKIRKSTPVFGLPTAAQVQKRLSFPLSGTAETPGVITMTLDGRGLDPKWKSVTVVFNATPSAVTQKVTSLAGKKVALHPIQQQSTDPAVRSASFAASTGTFTVPARTVSVFVQS; encoded by the coding sequence GTGGCACCTCGAAAACGACGGCTGGGCGTCGCTCTGCTCAGCCTTCTGCTGCCTCTCATAGCCGTCCCCGCCGCCGCGTCTGCGGCAACGCCGGCCGCGCCGGAACCGAGCGCGGCCGTCATCGCCAACTGGGGCTCCGACCAGCGCACCGACAGCGAGCAGTACTACTTCGTCCTGCCGGACCGGTTCGCCAACGGCGAGAAGTCCAACGACCGGGGCGGCCTGGGAGGCGACCGGCTCTCCACCGGTTACGACCCCGCTGACAAGGGCTTTTACCACGGTGGCGACCTGAAGGGTGTGATCGACCGCCTCGATTACATCCAGGGTCTGGGCACCACTGCGATCTGGCTCGCGCCGGTCTTCAAGAACAACCCCGTCCAGGGTACGGGCGCCGACGTCTCCGCCGGCTACCACGGATACTGGATCACCGACTTCACGCAGGTGGACCCGCATTTCGGCACCAACGCGGACCTGAAGAAGCTGGTCAAGCTCGCGCACCAGCGGGGCATGAAGATCTTCCTGGACATCATCGTCAACCACACGGCGGACGTGATCCGGTACGCGGAGAACGAGTACACCTACGTCGACAAGGAGACGTCGCCGTACACGGACACCGAGGGCCAGCCGTTCGAGGACGCGAACTACGCGTCGGGGAAGTCCTTCCCGTCGACGGACGGGACCTCCTTCCCCTATACGCCGATCTTCCCGAATAAATCGGCCGCCAAGGCCAAAACCCCGGCGTGGCTCAACGACGTCACCATGTACCACAACCGGGGCAACTCCACCTTCGCCGGCGAGAACAGCGAGTACGGCGACTTCTACGGTCTCGACGACCTCTGGACCGAGCGCCCCGAAGTGGTCCGCGGCATGACCAAGATCTACGCCGACTGGGTGAAGAACACCGGCATCGACGGCTACCGCCTGGACACCGTCAAGCACACCAACCTGGAGTTCTGGCCGCAGTTCGCCGAGGGCATCGAGAAGGCCGCCGGGGACGACTTCTTCATGTTCGGCGAGGTCTACAGCGCCGACCAGGAGATCCAGTCCAGCTACGTGCGCGAGGGCGGCCTGCCGGCCACGCTGGACTTCTCCTTCCAGGAGGCGGCCCGCGGCTTCGTCACCGGCGCCAGCGGCGCCACGGCCCTCTCCGACCTGTACGCGAAGGACGACCTCTACACCGCGCGGGACACCGGAGCGGACCGGCTGCCGACCTTCCTCGGCAACCACGACATGGGCCGGATCGGCTCGTTCATCGCCTCCGCCGCCACCGCGGAGACCCAGCTCAAGCGCGACCAGCTCGCCCACGAGCTGATGTTCCTGACGCGGGGCCAGCCGGTCGTCTACTCCGGTGACGAGCAGGGCTTCACCGGCCCGGGCGGCGACAAGGACGCCCGCCAGGACCTGTTCGCCAGCAAGTCGGCGGATTACCTGGACGACGACCTGATCGGCACCGACCGCACCCACGCGGTGGACAACTACAACACGCGGCACCCGCTCTACCGGACCATCGCCGACCTCGGGAAGCTGCGCAAGGCCAACCCGGCGCTGACGAACGGCGTGCAGGTCACCCGGTACGCGGCCGAGGGCCAGGGCGTCTTCGCGGCGTCCCGGATCGACACCGCCAAGCGCTCCGAGTACGTGGTGGCGGTCAACAACGCGACCACCGAGCAGACGGTGACGTTCCCGGTGGCGACGGCGGGCACTTTCAAGGGTCTCTACGGGACGAATGCGACGCTTACCTCCGACGGCAAGATCACGATCACCGTTCCGGCTCTCTCCTCTGTGGTGCTGAAGGCGGACAAATCTCTCGCGGCGGCAACGGCCGCCCCGACGGTGACGATCACGAAGCCGGCGACCGGGGGCAGCGTTCCCACCCGGACCGAGCTCGTCGCCGAGACCACCGGCGACCCGCTCGCCACCGTCACGTTCGCGGCGCAGGTCGCGGGCGGCCCGTGGACGCTGGTCGGCACCGCGGACAAGGCCCCCTACCGGGTCTACCACGACCTGACCGGCTTGGCCGGCGGCGCCGAGGTGCGGTACAAGGCAGTGGTGCGTGACAGCAGGGGCCGCCTCGCGTCCTCGACCACGAAGATCACCGTCGGCACGCCGGAGGCGACGTCGACGGCGGGTTACGCGGTCGTGCACTACCAGCGGCCCGCCGGCGGGTACGACGACCAGAACCTCTACGTCTGGGGCGACGTCGACGAGTCGATGTCGACCACCTGGCCGGACGGGCAGCCGTTCATCGGCGAGGACTCCTACGGCCGGTTCGCCTACGTGAAGCTCAAGCCCGGTGCGAAGAGCGTCGGATTCATCGTGGTGAGCGACAGCGGCGTGAAGGACGTGGACGCCGACCGGACGATCGACGTCACCGCGAACCCGGAGATCTGGATCAAGCAGGGCGACGCCACGGTCCACCCGACCCGGCAGGCCGCCACCGGTGAGCCCGACCCGGCGCAGGACCAGAACAAGGCGATCATCCACTGGCGCAAGGCCGACGGGAACTACGACGGCTGGGGCCTGCACGTCTGGGAGGGCGCGGCCGACCCGACCGACTGGGCCAGCCCGCTCGCGCCGGCGCGGATCGACTCGTACGGCGCGGTCTTCGAGGTGCCGCTGGCGGCCGGGGCGAGCTCGCTGAGCTACATCCTGCACAGCGGCGACACCAAGGATCTGCCGAGCGACCAGTCGCTCGACTTCGCCAAGGCGGGTCGCGAGGTCTGGCTGCTCGCCGGCCAGGAGACCCGCCTGCTGCCGCTGGTCAAGACGGCCGCGGGCGTCGGCGAGATCGACGTGGCCACGTCGCGGGCGGTCTGGATCGACAGGCGCACGGTGGCGTGGAAGACCAGCACCGGGGACACCCTGGAGCCGGTCGGCGCGGGCGCCGACGGGAAGGTCTACGACCTGGTCCACGCCCCGGCAGGCGGGATCGGGGTCGCGAACGGGGAGCTGACCGGGTCGTACCGGAGCGTCCGGCTCTCCGCCCGTCGCGACGGGCTCACCGAGGCGCAGCGGGAGAAGTTCCCGCACCTCTGGCAGCACGGCGCCTTCACGCTGCCGGCCGGTGACATCACCGAGATCCTGAGGGGTCAGGTGGTGGTGACCGAGCGGGACGCGAAGGGCAAACTGCTCTCGGCGACCGGCGTGCAGCTCTCCGGTGTGCTGGACGACGTCTACGCGGCGGCCACCAGGGCCGAGCTCGGGCCGGCCAAGGGCGGCGTCGTCTCGGTGTGGGCGCCGACCGCGCGCAACGTCGAACTGGAGGTCTACACCGGGGACACCGCTGCGGTCCGCACGATGACCCGCGACGCCCGGACCGGTGTCTGGTCGGCGAGGAGCCTCAAGAACGGCGACTCCTACAAGTTCCGGGTGACCGCCTGGCAGCCCGCCACCCGGCAGGTCGTCACGGCGTCGGTCACCGACCCGTACTCGCTCGCCCTGACCGCCGACTCCACCCGCAGCGTCTTCACCTCGCTCGACGACGCGGCCGGCAAGCCGGTGGGGTGGGACCGTCTCCGTAAACCCCCAGCCACCGCGCCAGCCAAGATCCAGATCTCGGAGCTGTCGGTGCGGGACTTCTCGATCGCGGACGACTCCGTGCCGCCCGCCGAGCGGGGCACCTTCTCCGCCTTCACCCGGGCCGACAGCGCCGGGATGAAGCATCTGAAGGAGCTCGCCGGATCCGGTGTGACCCACCTGCACCTGCTGCCGGCGTTCGACTTCGCCACGATCCCGGAGAAGCGGGCCGACCAGGCCCAGCCGCCCTGCGACCTGGCGTCGTTCCCGCCCGACTCGGAGGAGCAGCAGGCCTGCGTCGCGAAGGTCGCGGCCACCGACGGCTACAACTGGGGATACGACCCGCTGCACTACACGGTTCCGGAGGGCGGTTACGCGGTCGACCCGGCGAACCGGACGGCTGAGTTCCGCTCCATGGTCACCGGAGTCAACCGGGCCGGCCTGCGCGTGGTGATGGACGTCGTCTACAACCACACGTCGGCGGCCGGCACCGACGCCAGGTCGGTGCTCGACCAGATCGTGCCCGGCTACTACCACCGCCTCCTGGAGGACGGCACGGTCGCCAACTCCACCTGCTGCGCCAACACCGCGCCGGAGAACGCGATGATGGGCAAACTGGTGGTCGACTCGATCGTTACCTGGGCGAAGGCGTACAAGGTCGATGGTTTCCGCTTCGACCTGATGGGCCACCACCCGAAGGAGAACATCCTCGCGGTCCGCAAGGCGCTCGACCGGCTCACGCTCGCGAAGGACGGCGTCGACGGCAAGAACATCTATGTGTACGGCGAGGGCTGGAACTTCGGCGAGGTGGCGAACAATGCCCGCTTCGTGCAGGCGTCCCAGACCGAGCTGGCCGGCACCGGGATCGGCACGTTCAACGACCGGCTCCGGGACGCGGTCCGCGGCGGCGGCCCGTTCGACGAGAACCCGCGCATCCAGGGCTTCGCGTCCGGCCTGCTGACCGACTCCAACGGCGACCCGGTGAACGGGGACGCGGCCGCCCAGAAGGCCCGCCTGCTGCACTACCAGGACCTGATCAAGGTCGGCCTGTCCGGAAATCTGCGGTCGTATCAGTTCACCTCGTCCTCGGGCGCGACGGTCAGTGGCGAAGACGTCGACTACAACGGCTCCCCGGCCGGCTACAACGCCGCTCCCGGCGAGGCCATCACCTACGTGGACGCGCACGACAACGAGATCCTCTACGACTCCCTCGCCTACAAGCTGCCGCAGGCCACCACGGCTGTGGATCGGGCGAAGGCGCAGTCGGTGGCGCTCGCGACCACGGTGCTCGGCCAGGGCATCGGGTTCGTGACCACCGGCAGCGAGCGGCTGCGGTCGAAGTCGCTGGACCGGAACTCGTACAACTCCGGCGACTGGTTCAACGCCATCGAGTGGGACTGCGCCAAGGGGAACGGTTTCGGCAGGGGACTGCCGCCGAAGCCGGACAACGAGTCGAAGTACGCGTACGCGAAGCCCCTGCTCGCCGACCCCGCCCTGATCCCGTCCTGTGCGGCGATCAACCTGGCCGACAGCCGCTACCAGGAGCTGCTGAAGATCCGGAAATCCACTCCGGTCTTCGGCCTGCCGACCGCGGCGCAGGTGCAGAAACGCCTGTCGTTCCCGCTCTCCGGCACGGCGGAGACCCCCGGCGTGATCACCATGACGCTGGACGGCCGGGGCCTCGACCCGAAGTGGAAGTCGGTGACGGTGGTCTTCAACGCCACCCCGTCGGCGGTCACCCAGAAGGTCACGTCCCTGGCCGGCAAGAAGGTGGCGCTGCACCCGATCCAGCAGCAGTCCACCGACCCGGCGGTCCGCTCCGCGTCGTTCGCGGCGTCGACCGGCACCTTCACCGTCCCGGCCCGCACGGTCTCGGTCTTCGTGCAGAGCTGA